In one window of Cydia pomonella isolate Wapato2018A chromosome 16, ilCydPomo1, whole genome shotgun sequence DNA:
- the LOC133526707 gene encoding sterol carrier protein 2 → MGRKVFVVGVGMTKFVKPSPDRDYPEMGKEAVEAALADAGIKYEKIQQAVCGYVFGDSTCGQRVLYQVGMTGIPIYNVNNNCSTGSNALFLAKQLIEGGISDIVLAVGFEKMAAGALGAGAYTDRTNPMDRHTLKMAEIADLAAAPMTPQYFGNAAMEHMKKYGTTEVHLAKIAAKNHRHGVKNPRAQSAREYTVEEVLNSRKIYGPLTKLECCPTSDGAGAAVLMSEEAVIRHGLQNKAVEIIGMEMATDTEAVFTENSLMKIAGYDMTGLAAKRLYEKTGISPKQVDVVELHDCFAANELITYEGLQLCGEGEAGKFVDAGDNTYGGQVVVNPSGGLIAKGHPLGATGLAQCAELVWQLRGEAGDRQVPRARIALQHNLGLGGAVVITMYRKGFTNAAPNAVAASSNPEEFEVYKYMKILEDAMETDTENLIEKVRGIYGFKVKGANGNEGYWVINAKEGKGKVTYNGKDKPDVTFTVNDKDVVDLISGKLNPQKAFFQGKIKIQGNMGLAMKLTDLQRQAAGRIEQIRSKL, encoded by the exons ATGGGTAGAAAAGTTTTCGTTGTCGGCGTAGGCATGACGAAGTTCGTCAAGCCGAGTCCGGACCGCGATTATCCCGAGATGGGGAAGGAAGCGGTGGAGGCTGCGCTGGCGGACGCTGGGATCAAGTACGAGAAGATTCAGCAAGCCGTGTGCGGGTATGTTTTCGGAGACTCGACTTGCGGGCAGCGCGTGTTGTATCAGGTCGGAATGACCGGTATCCCGATCTACAATGTCAATAACAACTGCTCGACCGGCTCGAACGCGCTATTTCTCGCTAAGCAGCTCATCGAAGGTGGTATTTCCGACATAGTTCTGGCCGTCGGCTTCGAGAAGATGGCAGCCGGCGCGCTCGGCGCTGGCGCCTACACCGACCGCACGAACCCCATGGACCGTCATACGCTCAAAATGGCTGAGATAGCCGACCTTGCCGCTGCCCCCATGACACCGCAATACTTTGGTAATGCTGCTATGGAACACATGAAAAAGTATGGCACAACAGAAGTTCATTTAGCCAAAATAGCAGCAAAGAACCACAGACATGGGGTCAAAAATCCACGAGCACAGAGCGCAAGGGAGTATACTGTAGAGGAGGTTTTGAATTCTAGGAAGATCTATGGTCCATTGACCAAACTAGAGTGCTGCCCGACTAGTGATGGAGCCGGTGCGGCTGTGCTCATGTCGGAAGAAGCTGTCATCCGCCACGGGCTGCAAAACAAGGCTGTTGAAATCATAGGTATGGAAATGGCGACTGACACAGAAGCTGTGTTCACTGAGAATAGTTTAATGAAAATTGCCGGTTATGACATGACGGGGCTCGCTGCTAAGCGCCTTTATGAAAAGACTGGTATTTCACCAAAGCAAGTAGATGTTGTTGAGCTTCATGATTGCTTTGCTGCGAACGAACTGATCACATATGAAGGCCTGCAGCTGTGCGGTGAGGGTGAAGCGGGCAAGTTTGTTGATGCCGGAGACAACACATACGGAGGACAGGTGGTTGTGAACCCGAGCGGAGGACTGATTGCCAAGGGACATCCTCTGGGAGCCACGGGATTGGCGCAGTGCGCTGAGCTGGTCTGGCAGCTGAGAGGCGAGGCAGGAGACAGACAG GTCCCTCGCGCTCGAATCGCTCTTCAACATAACTTGGGACTCGGAGGAGCAGTCGTCATCACCATGTACCGCAAGGGTTTCACCAATGCCGCTCCCAACGCGGTAGCCGCCTCCTCAAACCCTGAGGAGTTCGAG GTCTACAAATACATGAAAATCCTCGAGGATGCCATGGAGACCGACACCGAAAACCTCATCGAGAAGGTCCGAGGCATCTACGGGTTCAAGGTCAAGGGCGCCAACGGCAACGAGGGCTACTGGGTCATCAACGCCAAGGAGGGCAAGGGCAAGGTCACGTACAACGGCAAGGACAAACCTGATGTCACCTTCACAGTTAATGACAAAGATGTTGTCGACCTAATTTCAGGAAAGCTCAACCCTCAAAAAGCCTTCTTCCAAGGGAAAATCAAGATCCAAGGAAACATGGGACTGGCGATGAAGCTTACAGACCTTCAGAGGCAGGCGGCTGGCAGAATAGAGCAAATACGCtctaaattgtaa
- the LOC133526209 gene encoding sterol carrier protein 2-like isoform X2 produces the protein MPQKVYVVGVGMTKFTKPSPERDYPEMGKDAVDAALVDACIQYETIQQAVCGYVYGDSTCGQRVLYQVGMTGIPIFNVNNNGATGGTALFLAKQLVEGGSDVVLALGFEKMGPGPLSLSVYEDRTHPADKHIAKLSELAELTTAPGAAQFFGNAGLEYMRKHGATEQHVAKIAAKNHRHAAKNPRAQISKAYTVEEILNSKKIFGPLTKLSCCFNCDGAGAVVLMSEKAVIQNGLQKKAVEIIGMEMATDTSEVFSGKSLLSVVGYDMTTLAANRLYQKTGISPKDVNVVELHDCFATNEMITYEALQLCEVGKAGKFIDDGDNTYGGRVVVNPSGGLIGKGNPLGATGLAQCAELVWQLRGEAGERQVPNARIALQHNLGLGGAVVVTLYRKGFQNVSSKL, from the exons ATGCCGCAAAAAGTCTACGTTGTTGGGGTCGGGATGACAAAGTTTACAAAACCTAGTCCCGAGCGAGATTACCCCGAGATGGGGAAGGACGCTGTGGATGCAGCTTTAGTTGATGCCTGTATCCAATATGAGACAATACAGCAGGCGGTGTGTGGATACGTGTACGGAGACTCCACCTGTGGACAGAGAGTGTTATACCAAGTCGGGATGACAGGCATACCTATCTTCAACGTTAATAACAACGGTGCCACGGGCGGCACTGCTCTCTTTCTGGCTAAACAGCTTGTAGAAGGTGGTTCTGATGTGGTGCTAGCTCTTGGCTTTGAGAAAATGGGCCCAGGACCTTTAAGCCTCAGCGTCTATGAAGACCGTACGCATCCTGCAGACAAACACATAGCTAAATTATCTGAATTAGCAGAACTAACAACAGCACCAGGTGCTGCACAATTCTTTGGAAATGCTGGATTAGAGTATATGAGGAAACACGGAGCTACTGAACAGCATGTAGCAAAGATAGCTGCTAAAAATCACAGGCATGCTGCTAAGAATCCACGAGCACAGATCTCCAAGGCATATACTGTGGAGGAAATCTTGAATTCAAAGAAGATTTTCGGTCCTTTGACCAAACTATCCTGTTGCTTTAACTGCGACGGGGCTGGAGCGGTCGTTCTTATGTCCGAAAAAGCTGTTATACAGAACGGGCTTCAAAAGAAAGCCGTTGAGATTATTGGTATGGAAATGGCTACGGATACTTCAGAAGTTTTCAGTGGGAAAAGTCTCTTGAGCGTTGTGGGTTATGATATGACTACGCTAGCCGCTAATCGTCTATATCAAAAGACTGGAATATCTCCTAAAGACGTGAATGTGGTTGAGCTTCACGACTGCTTCGCTACGAATGAGATGATCACTTATGAAGCACTGCAGCTCTGTGAAGTAGGCAAAGCTGGGAAGTTCATAGACGATGGAGACAATACGTACGGAGGAAGAGTTGTGGTGAATCCAAGTGGTGGATTGATCGGAAAGGGGAACCCTTTGGGAGCCACGGGACTAGCGCAGTGTGCTGAGTTGGTCTGGCAGCTACGAGGAGAAGCTGGGGAAAGACAG GTCCCCAACGCTCGCATAGCCCTGCAACACAACCTTGGTCTAGGTGGCGCTGTGGTCGTCACTCTGTACAGGAAGGGCTTCCAGAATGTCAGCTCCAAGCTTTAA
- the LOC133526706 gene encoding ataxin-2 homolog isoform X1, whose amino-acid sequence MALDKQKILSDLGNVMNQLQSADCGCMGKLFNQGQGQGQRQCMPSQGYGGCCRRGYGHPCCGEPYTMGEGMPAHGRPCMSYCNAPKLYADGYNFLNQSVMQPVIKEVYDDLKSLNSGNTVTNNPLGAQMGLTAGVPTLPADGNMNQSPQMANMNANSGGQSMARGHPMMQHMQDYQMSGGHQMAGHQMAGGHQMAGGQQMVSDQQMSGGQQMSRNTQGLANFNKMFPGITQGEGGGLSFNPMEIAMQMNPALAKQQTGMNAQSPMPGTGGEMNQTANVMQPGMNATNFAQGQAAQGYQAQSNLPNQAMPNQQHPNLAAGGQQPQQVYATQNQLPPNFPPQGMNQNAHMGRMNANQGGQRGNYGQHTQGITKFKEMFPGVMDGDVNFDPMEIAIQMNPANKQAAAMGSMQKLMSAKPLEPNSAVMKPVMAGMNAVNANLAPNQAAPGTQAQPQPDQATGQVPLEQPQYSGQPAAQQQYTTNQVPANQQQYSANQVPPNQQYAANPASTNQPNQLQPPQQVYTTHTDNQGYQQVPQQEIQNYQEIETPAPMAQGYPNQVPGGRVYEREPILPADNSRYNTLGQPIELLPTKKYRMPEPNLPQTLSPQKVSSRLRVNNNVKSTISKTSLYARQAGQRTPSRAQLQQVYNQYKGSQSYTNQNIPNRDPRGQTTSDGRLTGAPATERTQIPVERVGGDTIANNQAYNETVKGHVVGQVGDVSTKPAPGPGNVDLIPTKSGNLRNGLQDMVYTSYPQSTAWSFHGRSDQLPSQRYRLRA is encoded by the exons ATGGCTTTGGATAAGCAAAAGATATTGAGTGATTTAGGGAATGTTATGAATCAACTGCAAAGTGCAGATTG CGGTTGCATGGGCAAATTATTCAACCAAGGCCAGGGGCAAGGGCAAAGACAATGCATGCCATCTCAGGGTTACGGAGGCTGCTGCCGCCGGGGCTACGGACATCCATGCTGCGGGGAACCCTACACCATGGGCGAAGGTATGCCGGCTCATGGCAGGCCGTGTATGAGCTACTGCAACGCCCCGAAACTTTACGCCGATGGCTACAATTTTTTGAATCAAAGTGTAATGCAGCCTGTCATTAAGGAGGTGTATGATGACCTTAAAAGTCTGAATTCGGGCAATACTGTCACAAATAATCCCCTAGGAGCTCAGATGGGCCTGACGGCGGGTGTCCCGACACTTCCTGCCGATG GAAATATGAACCAAAGCCCACAGATGGCAAATATGAACGCAAATTCCGGAGGCCAAAGTATGGCCCGAGGTCACCCGATGATGCAGCATATGCAGGATTACCAAATGTCGGGTGGTCATCAAATGGCAGGTCATCAAATGGCAGGGGGACATCAAATGGCAGGAGGTCAACAAATGGTCAGTGACCAGCAAATGTCTGGTGGCCAACAAATGTCCAGAAATACACAGGGCTTGgcaaatttcaataaaatgttccCTGGAATAACGCAAGGTGAAGGAGGTGGTCTGAGCTTTAATCCAATGGAAATAGCCATGCAAATGAATCCGGCACTAGCCAAGCAACAGACCGGTATGAACGCGCAGAGTCCTATGCCAGGCACAGGCGGTGAAATGAATCAGACAGCGAATGTAATGCAACCCGGAATGAACGCTACAAACTTTGCTCAGGGCCAGGCAGCGCAAGGCTATCAAGCTCAATCAAATCTTCCCAATCAAGCGATGCCAAACCAACAACATCCCAATTTAGCAGCCGGTGGCCAACAGCCACAGCAAGTTTACGCGACACAGAATCAGCTACCTCCCAACTTCCCACCCCAGGGTATGAATCAAAACGCACATATGGGAAGAATGAATGCGAATCAAGGAGGCCAAAGAGGTAACTACGGTCAGCATACACAAGGCATCACCAAGTTTAAAGAAATGTTTCCCGGCGTTATGGATGGCGATGTCAACTTTGACCCCATGGAGATTGCTATTCAAATGAATCCAGCTAATAAACAAGCTGCTGCTATGGGTTCTATGCAAAAGCTCATGTCCGCTAAGCCTCTAGAGCCTAACTCGGCTGTTATGAAGCCAGTCATGGCGGGTATGAATGCAGTAAATGCCAACTTAGCTCCAAACCAGGCTGCGCCAGGCACTCAGGCGCAGCCTCAACCAGACCAAGCAACTGGTCAAGTACCACTAGAACAACCGCAGTACAGCGGACAACCAGCAGCCCAGCAACAGTATACTACAAATCAAGTACCAGCAAATCAGCAGCAATACTCTGCTAATCAAGTCCCACCGAACCAACAGTATGCTGCTAATCCAGCCTCTACCAACCAGCCAAATCAGTTGCAACCGCCGCAGCAGGTATACACCACCCATACAGACAATCAAGGTTACCAGCAAGTACCACAGCAAGAAATTCAGAATTACCAAGAGATCGAAACGCCAGCACCTATGGCTCAAGGATATCCTAACCAGGTACCTGGAGGCAGAGTATATGAAAGGGAACCGATACTCCCTGCGGATAATTCGAGATATAACACACTAGGGCAGCCAATAGAACTGTTACCGACAAAGAAATATCGCATGCCGGAACCAAATTTACCGCAAACTTTGTCTCCTCAGAAAGTTTCTTCAAGATTAAGAGTGAATAACAACGTCAAATCGACCATTAGTAAAACTTCTCTCTATGCAAGGCAAGCAGGACAAAGAACTCCAAGCAGGGCTCAGTTGCAGCAAGTCTACAACCAGTATAAGGGATCCCAATCATACACCAACCAAAACATTCCGAACAGGGATCCTAGAGGACAGACGACTTCTGATGGCCGGTTGACAGGCGCTCCGGCAACGGAGAGGACTCAGATCCCCGTGGAGAGGGTAGGAGGAGACACGATTGCGAACAATCAAGCTTACAACGAAACTGTGAAAGGTCATGTCGTTGGTCAAGTTGGAGACGTTTCTACTAAACCGGCTCCAGGTCCAGGCAATGTTGATTTG ATACCGACCAAGAGCGGCAACTTGAGGAACGGTCTCCAAGACATGGTGTATACTTCGTATCCTCAGTCTACTGCTTGGTCGTTCCACGGACGCAGCGATCAGCTTCCTTCGCAGAGATACCGTCTGAGAGCTTAG
- the LOC133526706 gene encoding ataxin-2 homolog isoform X2: MALDKQKILSDLGNVMNQLQSADCGCMGKLFNQGQGQGQRQCMPSQGYGGCCRRGYGHPCCGEPYTMGEGNMNQSPQMANMNANSGGQSMARGHPMMQHMQDYQMSGGHQMAGHQMAGGHQMAGGQQMVSDQQMSGGQQMSRNTQGLANFNKMFPGITQGEGGGLSFNPMEIAMQMNPALAKQQTGMNAQSPMPGTGGEMNQTANVMQPGMNATNFAQGQAAQGYQAQSNLPNQAMPNQQHPNLAAGGQQPQQVYATQNQLPPNFPPQGMNQNAHMGRMNANQGGQRGNYGQHTQGITKFKEMFPGVMDGDVNFDPMEIAIQMNPANKQAAAMGSMQKLMSAKPLEPNSAVMKPVMAGMNAVNANLAPNQAAPGTQAQPQPDQATGQVPLEQPQYSGQPAAQQQYTTNQVPANQQQYSANQVPPNQQYAANPASTNQPNQLQPPQQVYTTHTDNQGYQQVPQQEIQNYQEIETPAPMAQGYPNQVPGGRVYEREPILPADNSRYNTLGQPIELLPTKKYRMPEPNLPQTLSPQKVSSRLRVNNNVKSTISKTSLYARQAGQRTPSRAQLQQVYNQYKGSQSYTNQNIPNRDPRGQTTSDGRLTGAPATERTQIPVERVGGDTIANNQAYNETVKGHVVGQVGDVSTKPAPGPGNVDLIPTKSGNLRNGLQDMVYTSYPQSTAWSFHGRSDQLPSQRYRLRA; the protein is encoded by the exons ATGGCTTTGGATAAGCAAAAGATATTGAGTGATTTAGGGAATGTTATGAATCAACTGCAAAGTGCAGATTG CGGTTGCATGGGCAAATTATTCAACCAAGGCCAGGGGCAAGGGCAAAGACAATGCATGCCATCTCAGGGTTACGGAGGCTGCTGCCGCCGGGGCTACGGACATCCATGCTGCGGGGAACCCTACACCATGGGCGAAG GAAATATGAACCAAAGCCCACAGATGGCAAATATGAACGCAAATTCCGGAGGCCAAAGTATGGCCCGAGGTCACCCGATGATGCAGCATATGCAGGATTACCAAATGTCGGGTGGTCATCAAATGGCAGGTCATCAAATGGCAGGGGGACATCAAATGGCAGGAGGTCAACAAATGGTCAGTGACCAGCAAATGTCTGGTGGCCAACAAATGTCCAGAAATACACAGGGCTTGgcaaatttcaataaaatgttccCTGGAATAACGCAAGGTGAAGGAGGTGGTCTGAGCTTTAATCCAATGGAAATAGCCATGCAAATGAATCCGGCACTAGCCAAGCAACAGACCGGTATGAACGCGCAGAGTCCTATGCCAGGCACAGGCGGTGAAATGAATCAGACAGCGAATGTAATGCAACCCGGAATGAACGCTACAAACTTTGCTCAGGGCCAGGCAGCGCAAGGCTATCAAGCTCAATCAAATCTTCCCAATCAAGCGATGCCAAACCAACAACATCCCAATTTAGCAGCCGGTGGCCAACAGCCACAGCAAGTTTACGCGACACAGAATCAGCTACCTCCCAACTTCCCACCCCAGGGTATGAATCAAAACGCACATATGGGAAGAATGAATGCGAATCAAGGAGGCCAAAGAGGTAACTACGGTCAGCATACACAAGGCATCACCAAGTTTAAAGAAATGTTTCCCGGCGTTATGGATGGCGATGTCAACTTTGACCCCATGGAGATTGCTATTCAAATGAATCCAGCTAATAAACAAGCTGCTGCTATGGGTTCTATGCAAAAGCTCATGTCCGCTAAGCCTCTAGAGCCTAACTCGGCTGTTATGAAGCCAGTCATGGCGGGTATGAATGCAGTAAATGCCAACTTAGCTCCAAACCAGGCTGCGCCAGGCACTCAGGCGCAGCCTCAACCAGACCAAGCAACTGGTCAAGTACCACTAGAACAACCGCAGTACAGCGGACAACCAGCAGCCCAGCAACAGTATACTACAAATCAAGTACCAGCAAATCAGCAGCAATACTCTGCTAATCAAGTCCCACCGAACCAACAGTATGCTGCTAATCCAGCCTCTACCAACCAGCCAAATCAGTTGCAACCGCCGCAGCAGGTATACACCACCCATACAGACAATCAAGGTTACCAGCAAGTACCACAGCAAGAAATTCAGAATTACCAAGAGATCGAAACGCCAGCACCTATGGCTCAAGGATATCCTAACCAGGTACCTGGAGGCAGAGTATATGAAAGGGAACCGATACTCCCTGCGGATAATTCGAGATATAACACACTAGGGCAGCCAATAGAACTGTTACCGACAAAGAAATATCGCATGCCGGAACCAAATTTACCGCAAACTTTGTCTCCTCAGAAAGTTTCTTCAAGATTAAGAGTGAATAACAACGTCAAATCGACCATTAGTAAAACTTCTCTCTATGCAAGGCAAGCAGGACAAAGAACTCCAAGCAGGGCTCAGTTGCAGCAAGTCTACAACCAGTATAAGGGATCCCAATCATACACCAACCAAAACATTCCGAACAGGGATCCTAGAGGACAGACGACTTCTGATGGCCGGTTGACAGGCGCTCCGGCAACGGAGAGGACTCAGATCCCCGTGGAGAGGGTAGGAGGAGACACGATTGCGAACAATCAAGCTTACAACGAAACTGTGAAAGGTCATGTCGTTGGTCAAGTTGGAGACGTTTCTACTAAACCGGCTCCAGGTCCAGGCAATGTTGATTTG ATACCGACCAAGAGCGGCAACTTGAGGAACGGTCTCCAAGACATGGTGTATACTTCGTATCCTCAGTCTACTGCTTGGTCGTTCCACGGACGCAGCGATCAGCTTCCTTCGCAGAGATACCGTCTGAGAGCTTAG
- the LOC133526209 gene encoding sterol carrier protein 2-like isoform X1, translated as MFIRNLRTVLFKCSSVLVRELHLKMPQKVYVVGVGMTKFTKPSPDRDYPEMGKEAVEAALTDAGIQYDKIQQAVCGYAKGDSTSGQRVLYQVGMTGIPIYNVNNNCSTGSTALFLAKQLIEGGSDVILALGFEKMAPGALGASAYEDRTSPLDKHIAKMADLAGLTKAPRTAQFFGNAGLEYMKKYGASEEHIAKIAAKNHRHGAKNPRAQIAREYTVEEVLKSRKIFGPLTKLSCCPTSDGAGAAVLMSEKAVIQNRLEKKAVEIIGMEMATDTNETFTGKSFLSLVGYDMTTLAAKRLYQKSGISPKDVNVVELHDCFATNEMITYEGLQLCEVGKAGKFVDDGDNTYGGRVVVNPSGGLIAKGHPLGATGLAQCAELIWQIRGEAGDRQVPNARIALQHNLGLGGAVVVTLYRKGFQNVSSKL; from the exons ATGTTTATACGTAATTTACGAACAGTATTGTTCAAGTGTTCTAGCGTTTTAGTTCGcgaattacatttaaaaatgcCGCAAAAAGTTTACGTTGTTGGAGTTGGGATGACGAAGTTCACTAAACCGAGTCCAGACCGCGATTATCCGGAGATGGGAAAAGAGGCCGTGGAAGCGGCTTTGACTGATGCCGGTATACAATATGATAAAATACAGCAGGCGGTTTGTGGATATGCGAAAGGAGACTCTACAAGTGGACAGCGAGTATTATACCAAGTCGGAATGACAGGCATTCCCATCTACAACGTCAATAACAACTGCTCTACCGGCTCTACAGCTCTGTTCCTTGCTAAACAGCTCATAGAAGGAGGTTCTGATGTTATTCTAGCCCTGGGCTTCGAAAAAATGGCGCCAGGAGCTTTAGGCGCTAGCGCCTATGAAGATCGCACGTCCCCTCTTGACAAACACATTGCAAAAATGGCGGATTTAGCAGGCTTGACTAAGGCACCAAGAACAGCACAATTCTTCGGAAATGCTGGGCTAGAATATATGAAGAAATACGGAGCAAGTGAAGAGCATATTGCGAAAATAGCTGCAAAGAATCATAGACATGGAGCGAAGAATCCACGCGCGCAGATCGCTAGAGAATATACTGTAGAAGAAGTCTTAAAATCAAGAAAGATATTCGGTCCTTTGACGAAACTGTCCTGTTGTCCTACCAGCGATGGCGCTGGGGCGGCCGTCTTAATGTCAGAAAAGGCCGTAATCCAAAACCGACTGGAAAAGAAAGCTGTAGAGATTATTGGCATGGAAATGGCTACAGACACAAATGAAACCTTCACTGGGAAAAGTTTCTTGAGCCTCGTTGGTTATGACATGACCACGCTAGCCGCTAAGCGCCTATATCAAAAGTCTGGAATATCCCCTAAAGATGTAAATGTGGTTGAGCTTCACGACTGCTTCGCTACGAACGAGATGATCACGTATGAAGGACTGCAGCTGTGTGAAGTGGGGAAAGCTGGGAAGTTCGTAGATGACGGGGACAACACGTACGGAGGGCGAGTGGTGGTGAATCCGAGCGGTGGACTGATCGCGAAGGGACATCCTCTCGGAGCCACGGGACTGGCGCAGTGCGCGGAGCTGATCTGGCAGATACGGGGAGAGGCTGGGGATAGACAG GTCCCCAACGCTCGCATAGCCCTGCAACACAACCTTGGTCTAGGTGGCGCTGTGGTCGTCACTCTGTACAGGAAGGGCTTCCAGAATGTCAGCTCCAAGCTTTAA